In Mobula hypostoma chromosome 18, sMobHyp1.1, whole genome shotgun sequence, one genomic interval encodes:
- the LOC134358613 gene encoding leucine-rich repeat and immunoglobulin-like domain-containing nogo receptor-interacting protein 1, whose translation MVVAGTGVQSPGLPPWPPILLLVLGAVLSGHASGCPARCDCSAQERSVVCHRKRFISVPEGIPTETRLLDLSKNRIKTLNQDEFSAYPLLEELELNENIISTVEPGAFSNLFNLRSLGLRSNRLKLIPLGVFTGLNNLTQLDISENKIVILLDYMFQDLYNLKSLEVGDNDLVYISHRAFNGLHSLEQLTLEKCNLTTVPTEALSHLHGLIELRLRFLNINAIQNYSFRRLYRLKVLEVSHWPYLDTLAPNCLYGLNLTSLTISSCNLSSMPYLAIRHLVYLKFFNLSFNPITTIHGHMMQELLRLQEIHLAGGRLTTLEPYAFRGLSHLRVLNVSSNYLSTLEESVFHSVGNLETLIMDRNPLACDCRLLWVFRRRWRLNFNRQQPACASPEMVQGKEFKDFPDVLLPNYFTCRRARIRDKTPQRVQVDEGHTVHFQCRADGDPPPVIMWVSPRKRQISARSSGRLTVFPDGTLEVRYAQLQDNGTYQCLAMNAGGNDTVTASLHVRGYAPDWGQAPNKSLAFITNQPNGSSANSTRASVPFPFDIKTLIIATTMGFISFLGVVLFCLVLLFLWSRGKGNTKHNIEIEYVPRKSDAGVGTADAPRKFNMKMI comes from the coding sequence ATGGTGGTTGCAGGGACCGGCGTGCAGAGTCCTGGCCTGCCTCCCTGGCCGCCCATCCTTCTGCTGGTCCTCGGAGCGGTGCTATCGGGCCACGCCAGCGGCTGCCCGGCTCGCTGCGATTGTTCAGCGCAGGAGAGATCCGTGGTGTGCCACCGGAAGCGTTTCATCTCCGTTCCAGAGGGGATCCCGACCGAAACCCGGCTGTTGGACCTGAGCAAGAACCGGATCAAGACGCTGAACCAGGATGAGTTCTCCGCCTACCCGCTGCTAGAGGAGCTGGAATTGAACGAAAACATTATCTCCACGGTGGAGCCCGGCGCCTTCAGCAACCTCTTCAACCTGCGGTCATTGGGCCTGAGGAGCAATAGGCTAAAGCTGATCCCCCTCGGTGTCTTCACCGGCCTCAACAACCTCACACAGCTGGACATCAGCGAGAACAAGATCGTCATCCTGCTTGACTACATGTTCCAGGATCTGTACAACCTCAAGTCGCTGGAGGTGGGCGACAACGACCTGGTCTACATCTCGCACCGCGCCTTCAACGGCCTCCACAGCCTAGAGCAGCTGACACTGGAGAAGTGCAACCTGACCACCGTGCCCACCGAGGCACTGAGCCACCTGCATGGCCTGATCGAGCTCCGGCTTCGCTTCCTCAATATCAACGCCATCCAGAACTACTCCTTCCGTCGGCTGTACCGTCTCAAGGTGCTGGAGGTATCCCACTGGCCCTACCTGGACACGCTGGCGCCCAACTGCCTGTACGGGTTGaatctcacctccctcaccatcagTAGTTGTAACCTGAGTTCCATGCCGTACCTGGCCATCCGACACCTGGTCTACCTGAAGTTCTTCAACCTCTCCTTCAACCCCATCACCACCATCCACGGCCACATGATGCAGGAGCTGCTGCGGTTGCAGGAAATTCACCTGGCGGGCGGCAGGCTCACCACCCTAGAGCCGTACGCCTTCCGAGGCCTGAGTCACCTGCGGGTGCTCAACGTCTCCTCCAACTACCTGAGCACGCTGGAGGAGAGCGTCTTCCACTCCGTGGGCAACCTGGAGACGCTAATCATGGACAGGAACCCGCTGGCCTGTGACTGCCGCCTCCTCTGGGTATTCAGGCGCCGTTGGCGACTCAACTTTAACCGGCAGCAGCCGGCCTGTGCCTCGCCCGAGATGGTGCAGGGCAAGGAGTTCAAGGACTTCCCGGACGTGCTGTTGCCCAACTACTTCACGTGCCGGCGTGCGCGCATCCGCGACAAGACGCCGCAGCGGGTGCAGGTGGACGAAGGGCACACCGTGCACTTCCAGTGCCGGGCGGATGGCGATCCTCCGCCCGTCATCATGTGGGTGTCGCCCAGGAAGCGGCAGATCTCAGCGCGCAGCAGCGGCAGGCTGACCGTCTTCCCGGACGGCACGCTGGAGGTGCGCTACGCCCAGCTTCAGGACAATGGCACATACCAGTGCCTGGCCATGAACGCGGGCGGCAACGACACGGTCACCGCCAGCCTGCACGTCCGCGGCTATGCGCCCGACTGGGGCCAGGCGCCCAATAAGAGTTTGGCGTTCATCACCAACCAGCCGAACGGCAGCAGCGCCAACAGCACCCGCGCCTCCGTGCCTTTCCCCTTCGACATCAAGACTCTGATCATCGCCACCACCATGGGCTTCATCTCCTTCCTGGGGGTGGTCCTGTTCTGTCTGGTGCTCCTGTTTCTCTGGAGCAGGGGCAAGGGTAACACCAAGCACAACATCGAGATTGAGTACGTGCCTCGCAAATCGGACGCGGGCGTGGGCACTGCGGACGCACCACGCAAATTCAACATGAAGATGATTTAA